The DNA segment AAAGCCTCACGGACATCATTCAGGAAATGCTCCTGACGCGAACTTCCGAGCGCCAGGGCCGGGTCATCGACCACGATGGCGCAGGCTCGATGGAAGACAAAAAACGTCAAGGCTACTTTTAAGCTTCGAGTTACAAGCGGCAAGCTGCAAGTTAAAGGCGGTATGCGTAGCTTTGCAGTTTGGCGCTTGCAGCCGGTTGCTGCGAGCCGGAATCGGATGACTCGTAATGGATTTCGAGAGACTGGTTGTATGGCAGCGAAGCAAATGTCTGGCGGTGAGGATTTTCAAAGAGTTTGCGCGGTGCGGGGATTTTGGATTCAAGGATCAGATCACCCGTTCTGCACTTTCAGTGCCTTCCAATATTGCTGAAGGCATGGAGCGTCGGAGTTGCAAAGAAAAGGTTCATTTTCTTTGGATTGCGAAAGCTTCTTGTGGAGAGCTGCGCACCCAGATCCTGATAGGCCGAGATATCGCTTACATCGCAGAACCACTGGCTGAAAATTGGATTATGGAGACCCGAGAGCTTTCTAGGATGCTGGTTGGGTTGATCAACAAAATTTCTGACTAGCTGTACGCCGACAAGCTTGCCGCTTGAAGCTTACAGCTTGGAGCTTGAATGCAATGAGCCATGTTTCTGATTTGATCAGCGAGGACATCCTCGCCTACCTGGGCCAGCACGAACGTAAAGAGCTGCTGCGCTTTTTGACTTGCGGTAACGTCGATGACGGCAAGAGCACCCTGATCGGGCGCCTGCTGCACGACTCGAAAATGATCTACGAAGATCACCTCGAAGCGATTACCCGCGACTCGAAGAAAGTCGGCACCACCGGTGACGATATCGATCTGGCGCTGCTGGTCGACGGTTTGCAGGCCGAGCGTGAGCAGGGCATCACCATTGATGTCGCGTATCGTTATTTCTCGACCGCCAAACGCAAATTCATCATCGCCGACACCCCCGGCCATGAGCAGTATACCCGCAACATGGCCACCGGTGCGTCCACCTGTGACCTGGCGATCATTCTGGTCGACGCGCGTTACGGCGTGCAGACCCAGACCCGTCGCCACAGCTTCATTGCATCGCTGCTGGGCATCAAACATATCGTCGTCGCCATCAACAAGATGGACCTCAAAGGTTTTGACGAGGGTGTGTTCGAGTCGATCAAGGCTGACTACCTGAAGTTTGCCGAAGGCTTGAAGATGAAGCCGACCAGCATGCACTTTGTGCCGATGTCGGCCCTCAAGGGCGACAACGTGGTGAACAAGTCCGAGCGCTCGCCGTGGTACACCGGTCAGTCGCTGATGGAAATCCTCGAGACCGTGGAAGTCGCGGGCGATCGCAATTTCAGCGATCTGCGTTTCCCGGTGCAGTACGTCAACCGGCCGAACCTGAACTTCCGTGGTTTCGCCGGTACGCTGGCCAGCGGCATCGTGCACAAGGGCGACGAAGTCGTCGTGTTGCCGTCGGGCAAGAGCAGCCGGGTCAAATCCATTGTCACCTTCGAAGGTGAGCTGGAGCATGCCGGTCCTGGTCAAGCGGTGACGCTGACCATGGAAGACGAAATCGACATTTCACGTGGCGACCTGCTGGTGCATGCCGACAACGTGCCGCCGGTCACCGACAGCTTCGAAGCGATGCTGGTGTGGATGGCTGAAGAGCCGATGCTGCCGGGCAAGAAGTACGACATAAAACGCGCCACCAGTTACGTGCCGGGCTCGATCGCCAGCATCGTCAACAAGGTCGACGTGAACACTCTGGAAGAAGGCCCGGCGAGCGCGTTGCAGCTCAACGAAATCGGCAAGGTGAAGATTGCGCTCGACGCGCCGATCGCCCTCGACGGTTACGACAGCAACCGCACCACCGGCGCGTTCATCGTCATTGACCGGTTGACCAATGGCACCGTCGGCGCCGGCATGATCGTCGCCCAACCAGTGGCGCACGGCACCGCCACGCACCACGGCAAACTGGCCCACGTTGCTACTGAAGAACGTGCTCAGCGCTTCGGCCAGCAACCGGCGACGGTGTTGTTCAGCGGCCTGTCGGGCGCGGGCAAGAGCACCCTGGCGTATGCGGTCGAGCGCAAGCTGTTCGACATGGGCCGGGCGGTATTTGTGCTGGACGGGCAGAACCTGCGTCATGACCTTAATAAAGGTCTGCCACAGGACCGTGCCGGCCGTACCGAGAACTGGCGGCGTGCCGCGCATGTGGCGCGTCAGTTCAACGAAGCGGGCTTGCTGACCCTGGCTGCGTTCGTTGCGCCGAGTGCCGAAGGTCGCGAGCAGGCCAGGGAGCTGATCGGCAAGGAGCGTCTGTTGACGGTCTATGTGCAGGCTTCGCCAACTGTTTGCGCTGAGCGTGACCCGCAAGGTCTGTACGCTGCTGGCGGTGACAACATCCCGGGCGAATCCTTCCCGTACGACGTGCCGTTGAATGCCGATCTGGTGATCGACACGCAGTCGCTGAGTCTGGAAGACAGCGTCAAGCAAGTGCTGGAGCTGCTGCGTAAACGCGGCGCGATCTAAGCAAAAAACAGCGGCGAGCTTTTAGCTTCGAGCTGCAAGAAAAAGCCCGCCGATGAGTGATCATCGGCGGGCTTTTTTTATTCGGGTCAACCCGGTCGATTGTAGGAGTGAGCCTGCTCGCGATAGCGGTGCTTCAATCAACATCGATGGTGGCTGATCCACTGCTATCGCGAGCAGGCTCACTCCTACAGAGGGTTAGCGGCGGTCGGGATATTCGCGGTGCAGTTGCTCCAGCAACGCATCCTTGTCCAGCCACAGCTGATTGATCCAGCCCTGAAACTGCAAACGATACTCGCCGTCCTGGTCGTAGTTCTTGCCGATGAAGGCCGGTGGAATTTTCAGCTCTTCAAAGTGCACGACCACATCGCGCACATTGCCGCTGAGCAAGTCCCAGAACCCCGGGCGTCCGGCCGGGTAGTGGATGGTCACGTTGACGATCGATTCCAGTTGCTCGCCCATCGCGTCCAGCACAAAGGCGATCCCGCCGGCCTTCGGCTTGAGCAGGTATTTGAACGGCGATTGCTGCTGCGCATGCTTGCCTTCGGTGAAACGCGTGCCTTCGACGAAGTTGAAAATGCCCACCGGGTTATTGCGGAATTTCGCGCAGGTCTTGCGCGTGGTTTCCAGGTCTTTGCCTTTTTTCTCCGGGTGCTTGGCCAGGTAGGCTTTGGAGTAGCGTTTCATGAACGGAAAGCCCAGCGCCCACCACGCCAGACCGATCACCGGGACCCAGATCAGCTCCTGCTTGAGGAAGAATTTCAGCGGCTGAATGCGCCGGTTGAGCACGTATTGCAGCACCAGAATATCGACCCAGCTCTGGTGGTTGCTGGTGATCAGATATGAGTGCTGATAGTCCAGACCTTGCAGGCCGCTGATGTGCCAGCGGGTGCGCCGGACCAGATTCATCCAGCCCTTGTTGTTGCTGATCCACGCCTCGTGAGTGTGGCTCATCAGCCAACCGGCGATGCGTTGCGTCAGGGCGAACGGCAATGCCTTGACCAGCGCCACGCAGAACAGAAACGAGCACAGCAGAATCGTATTGAGCGCCAACAGCAGCGAGGCGATTACGCCGCGCACGGGTGCAGGGAGAAAGTCCAGCATTTACACATCCATAGGTCGGTTGGCGGCTTGAATCGCGGTGAGCGCGATGGTGTAGACGATGTCATCGACTTGCGCGCCGCGCGGCAGATCGTTCACCGGTTTGCGCAAGCCTTGCAGCATCGGCCCGAGACTGACGCAATCGGCGCTGCGCTGCACCGCTTTGTGCGTGGTGTTGCCGGTGTTCAAATCCGGGAACACAAACACCGTGGCGCGCCCGGCAACCTGACTGTTCGGCGCCAGTTGACGGGCCACTTCGGCATTGGCGGCAGCGTCGTATTGCAGCGGGCCGTCGATCAGCAGCGAGTGCTGTTGCTCGTGAGCGAGCAGGGTCGCTTCGCGGACTTTCTCGACTTCTTCGCCGCTGGCCGATTCGCCGCTGGAGTAGCTGATCATCGCCACGCGCGGCGTGATGCCGAACGCCGCAGCCGAGTCAGCGCTTTGCAGGGCGATCTCGGCCAGTTCGCTGGCGCTCGGATGCGGGTTCATCACGCAGTCGCCGTACACCAGCACTTCCTCCGGGAACAGCATGAAAAACACCGACGACACCAAGGTGCAGCCCGGCGCAGTCTTGATCAGTTGCAGCGCCGGGCGGATGGTGTTGGCGGTGGTGTTGATCACCCCGGATACCAGGCCATCGACTTCATCCAGCGCGAGCATCATGGTACCGATCACCACGGTGTCTTCCAGTTGCTGCTCGGCCATCGGCGCGTTGAGGCTCTTGGTCTTGCGCAGGGCGACCATCGGCTCGACGTAGCGCTCGCGAATCAGGTCCGGATCCAGTATCTCCAGCCCCGCAGGCAAGACGATACCCTGAGCGCGGGCCACCGCTTCGACGTCCTCGGGTTTGGCCAGCAACACGCAACGGGCAATCCCGCGTTCCTGGCAGATCGCCGCCGCTTGCACGGTGAACGGCTCGCTGCCTTCGGGCAGAACGATGCGTTTATTGGCCGCTTGCGCACGTTGAATCAGCTGATAGCGGAACACTGCCGGCGACAGACGCATCTCGCGCGGCGTGCCGCAACGCTGGTGCAGCCAGTTGGCGTCGAGATGGCTGGCGACGAAATCGGTGATGATCTCGGCGCGCTCGCGGTCGTCGATCGGAATTTCCTTGTTCAGGCCATTCAACAGGTTGGCGGTGTCGTAGGAGCCGGTGCTCACCGACAACACCGGCAGGCCGGCCTGGAATGCGCCACGGCACAGATCCATGATGCGCGGATCGGGCAGGGTGTCGCTGGTCAGCAGCAGCCCGGCCAGCGGCACGCCGTTGATCGCCGCGAGGCTGACGGCAAGGATGATGTCGTCGCGATCACCCGGCGTCACCACCAGTACACCGGGCTTGAGCAGCTCGACGGTGTTGCGCATGGTCCGCGCGCAAATAATGATGTTGCTCATGCGCCGGGTTTCGTAGTCCCCGGCATTGAGCACTTGCGCGCCCATCAGATCGGCGACGTCGCGGGTGCGCGGCGCGTTGAGTTCCGGTTGGAACGGGATGCAGCCGAGCAAGCGGAAATCACCGCTGCGCAGCAACGGCGAGTGTTCTTTCAGGCGCGCGGCAAAAGCTTCCATGCTCTCGTCAGTCTTGACCTTGTTGAGGATAACGCCGAGCACTTTCGGGTCTTTCGGGCCACCGAACAATTGCGCCTGCAACTCGACGCGGCCGGACAGTTCGGCCAGCACTTCGTTTTCCGGTGCCGAAACCAGAATCACCTCGGCATCGAGGCTCTTGGCTAAGTGCAGATTGACCCGCGCGGCATAACTGGCGCTGCGGGTCGGCACCATGCCCTCAACGACCAGCACGTCTTTGCCGACCGCCGCTTGTTGATACAGGGTGATGATTTCTTCGAGCAGTTCGTCGAGCTGGCCGTCACCGAGCATCCGCTCTACGTGCGCCAGGCCCAGGGGTTGCGGCGGTTTCAGGCCATGGGTGCGCGCCACCAGCTCGGTGGAGCGCTCCGGGCCGGTGTCGCCGGGGTGCGGCTGGGCGATCGGTTTGAAGAAACCGACTTTAAGCCCCGCGCGCTCAAGCGTACGCACCAGCCCGAGACTGATGGAGGTCAGACCCACGCCAAAATCGGTGGGGGCGATAAAAAAAGTTTGCATCGGAATTCTCTATGCAAGGGTGTCCGCCTATGGCTGGCCGACTACCGAAATTCAGTCGCCAAGGTTATCGCTAACCGAGCCTTGTGCGCACCAGCCACAGGCAAAAGGTTGACCTGTTTTTCAATACGTTGCGCCGGGTCGAGCACCCACGCCCGCGATTGCCACGGCGGCTGATGACGCAGGTGCTGGGTGTGGCCACAGGAAAGTTCGACCACCCAATGACCCTCTTCGTCCTGATGAAAGCCTGTGATCGTCGAAACCCGTTTGTCCGGGTTGTGTTCGCTTTCGTGCGATTGCTTCGCTAAACTTGGCCTTTCTATATTCTTATGCAAAAGGTCTCGCCCCATGCTGATCGCCGCCAATAAGGCTGTCTCCATCGACTATACCCTGACCAACGACGCTGGTGAGGTCATCGACAGCTCCGCCGGCGGCGCTCCGCTGGTTTACCTGCAAGGCGCAGGCAACATCATCCCGGGCCTGGAAAAAGCCCTGGAAGGCAAGGCTGTCGGCGACGAGCTGAAAGTAGCCGTCGAGCCGGAAGACGCTTACGGCGAATACGCCGCCGAGCTGGTCAGCACCCTGAGCCGCAGCATGTTCGAAGGCGTCGACGAGCTGGAAGTCGGCATGCAGTTTCACGCTTCGGCGCCGGACGGCCAGATGCAGATCGTGACCATCCGTGACCTCGACGGCGATGACGTGACGGTTGATGGCAACCACCCGCTTGCCGGCCAGCGTCTGAACTTCCAGGTGAAGATCGTCGACATCCGTGACGCCAGCCAGGAAGAAATCGCTCATGGCCACGTCCATGGCGAAGGTGGCCATCACCACTGATTTTCTGCGCTAAGCTTCGAGTACTGGAGAGGCGCCTGCGGGCGCCTTTTTAGTCCGCGGCTGTCCTTGGTAGGCCACGCCAAGTGGCTGTTTCGAGAAGAACAGAGAATCCTGGAGTTCGTCATGAGTGCTTTTCACGACCTTAAGTTGACAGCCCTGGATGGTCAGGAGCTACCGCTGGCGCCGTTCAAGGGCCAAGTCGTGCTGGTGGTCAACGTCGCCTCCAAATGCGGCTTGACCCCTCAGTACGCGGCGCTGGAAAACCTGTATCAGCAATACAAAGGCAAAGGCTTCAGCGTGCTGGGCCTGCCATGCAATCAGTTTGCCGGGCAGGAACCGGGCTCGGAGCAAGAGATTCAGGAATTCTGCAAACTCAACTATGGCGTGACGTTTCCGTTGTCGAGCAAGCTCGAAGTCAACGGCCACGAGCGTCATCAGCTGTACCGTTTGCTGGCGGGCGAGGGCGCCGAATTTCCTGGCGACATCACCTGGAATTTCGAAAAGTTCCTGCTCGGCAAGGACGGCCGCGTACTGGCGCGGTTCTCGCCGCGTACGGCGCCGGATGATCCATCCGTGATTGCCGCGATCGATAAAGCGCTGGGCTGAATCGTGAATATCGCAGCCAGTCGGCTGCGATTTTTTTTGCCTGGCTTTTGACCTTTAATCATTCAGATCAATAGTGGTATCGCGTTAGGCTGCGCGCGCATATTATCGCCGTCATATGAATTCATGACCCGTCGATCATTTTCGTGGAGCCTTTCGATGCCCGTTCAAGCCTTGTTCAAACCGTTCCACCTCGGTGCCCTCGAACTGCCGACCCGCGTGGTCATGGCGCCGATGACCCGCTCGTTTTCCCCAGGCGGTGTGCCGAACTCTAAAGTCATTGAATACTACCGTCGCCGTGCGGCAGCCGGGGTTGGCCTGATCATCA comes from the Pseudomonas granadensis genome and includes:
- the pta gene encoding phosphate acetyltransferase produces the protein MQTFFIAPTDFGVGLTSISLGLVRTLERAGLKVGFFKPIAQPHPGDTGPERSTELVARTHGLKPPQPLGLAHVERMLGDGQLDELLEEIITLYQQAAVGKDVLVVEGMVPTRSASYAARVNLHLAKSLDAEVILVSAPENEVLAELSGRVELQAQLFGGPKDPKVLGVILNKVKTDESMEAFAARLKEHSPLLRSGDFRLLGCIPFQPELNAPRTRDVADLMGAQVLNAGDYETRRMSNIIICARTMRNTVELLKPGVLVVTPGDRDDIILAVSLAAINGVPLAGLLLTSDTLPDPRIMDLCRGAFQAGLPVLSVSTGSYDTANLLNGLNKEIPIDDRERAEIITDFVASHLDANWLHQRCGTPREMRLSPAVFRYQLIQRAQAANKRIVLPEGSEPFTVQAAAICQERGIARCVLLAKPEDVEAVARAQGIVLPAGLEILDPDLIRERYVEPMVALRKTKSLNAPMAEQQLEDTVVIGTMMLALDEVDGLVSGVINTTANTIRPALQLIKTAPGCTLVSSVFFMLFPEEVLVYGDCVMNPHPSASELAEIALQSADSAAAFGITPRVAMISYSSGESASGEEVEKVREATLLAHEQQHSLLIDGPLQYDAAANAEVARQLAPNSQVAGRATVFVFPDLNTGNTTHKAVQRSADCVSLGPMLQGLRKPVNDLPRGAQVDDIVYTIALTAIQAANRPMDV
- a CDS encoding FKBP-type peptidyl-prolyl cis-trans isomerase, with the translated sequence MLIAANKAVSIDYTLTNDAGEVIDSSAGGAPLVYLQGAGNIIPGLEKALEGKAVGDELKVAVEPEDAYGEYAAELVSTLSRSMFEGVDELEVGMQFHASAPDGQMQIVTIRDLDGDDVTVDGNHPLAGQRLNFQVKIVDIRDASQEEIAHGHVHGEGGHHH
- a CDS encoding glutathione peroxidase, whose translation is MSAFHDLKLTALDGQELPLAPFKGQVVLVVNVASKCGLTPQYAALENLYQQYKGKGFSVLGLPCNQFAGQEPGSEQEIQEFCKLNYGVTFPLSSKLEVNGHERHQLYRLLAGEGAEFPGDITWNFEKFLLGKDGRVLARFSPRTAPDDPSVIAAIDKALG
- a CDS encoding acyltransferase, with translation MLDFLPAPVRGVIASLLLALNTILLCSFLFCVALVKALPFALTQRIAGWLMSHTHEAWISNNKGWMNLVRRTRWHISGLQGLDYQHSYLITSNHQSWVDILVLQYVLNRRIQPLKFFLKQELIWVPVIGLAWWALGFPFMKRYSKAYLAKHPEKKGKDLETTRKTCAKFRNNPVGIFNFVEGTRFTEGKHAQQQSPFKYLLKPKAGGIAFVLDAMGEQLESIVNVTIHYPAGRPGFWDLLSGNVRDVVVHFEELKIPPAFIGKNYDQDGEYRLQFQGWINQLWLDKDALLEQLHREYPDRR
- the cysN gene encoding sulfate adenylyltransferase subunit CysN, which codes for MSHVSDLISEDILAYLGQHERKELLRFLTCGNVDDGKSTLIGRLLHDSKMIYEDHLEAITRDSKKVGTTGDDIDLALLVDGLQAEREQGITIDVAYRYFSTAKRKFIIADTPGHEQYTRNMATGASTCDLAIILVDARYGVQTQTRRHSFIASLLGIKHIVVAINKMDLKGFDEGVFESIKADYLKFAEGLKMKPTSMHFVPMSALKGDNVVNKSERSPWYTGQSLMEILETVEVAGDRNFSDLRFPVQYVNRPNLNFRGFAGTLASGIVHKGDEVVVLPSGKSSRVKSIVTFEGELEHAGPGQAVTLTMEDEIDISRGDLLVHADNVPPVTDSFEAMLVWMAEEPMLPGKKYDIKRATSYVPGSIASIVNKVDVNTLEEGPASALQLNEIGKVKIALDAPIALDGYDSNRTTGAFIVIDRLTNGTVGAGMIVAQPVAHGTATHHGKLAHVATEERAQRFGQQPATVLFSGLSGAGKSTLAYAVERKLFDMGRAVFVLDGQNLRHDLNKGLPQDRAGRTENWRRAAHVARQFNEAGLLTLAAFVAPSAEGREQARELIGKERLLTVYVQASPTVCAERDPQGLYAAGGDNIPGESFPYDVPLNADLVIDTQSLSLEDSVKQVLELLRKRGAI
- a CDS encoding four helix bundle protein, giving the protein MDFERLVVWQRSKCLAVRIFKEFARCGDFGFKDQITRSALSVPSNIAEGMERRSCKEKVHFLWIAKASCGELRTQILIGRDIAYIAEPLAENWIMETRELSRMLVGLINKISD